The genomic segment TACCGTGTGCAATTGCTGGGTTGATCGTGTATTTGGCAACATAGCGGCGTGCCCGGAAGTTATCATTTTGTTTGCCTTCGTCTTCAGGCAGCGGACCAACCTGCTTCTTCATTTTATCTGCTGTCTGCCATGTGCGGGTGATCACTTCCCCCACACGACCCATTGCCTGAGAGTCTGAGCTCATGATACTGAAGACACCACGGTCCTGCAAAACATCTTCCGCAGCAATGGTTTCCGGACGAATGCGTGAGTCTGCAAATGCCACATCTTCGGGAATCTCTTTACTCAGGTGGTGGCAGACCATCAGCATATCCAAGTGTTCATCTATTGTATTTTTTGTAAAAGGGCGGGTCGGATTCGTCGATGCGGGCAGTACATTTGGATACATCGCTGATTTAATAATATCCGGAGCGTGTCCGCCACCAGCACCCTCAGTGTGAAACGTATGGATGACCCGGCCATTGATCGCCTGAATCGTATCCTCCAGAAAACCGGCTTCATTTAATGTGTCCGTATGGATCGCAACTTGTACATCATACTTATCTGCGACAGACAGGGCCCTGTCAATTGTGGCGGGTGTCGCTCCCCAGTCTTCATGAATTTTAACACCTAAAGCGCCGGCTTCGATCTGCTCGACAATAGGCTGTTCGGTACCGACATTTCCTTTACCGAAAAAGCCGAAATTCATGGGTAAGTCTTCGACAGCCTGCATCATACGACGGATATTCCATTTACCCGGGGTGACAGTTGTTGCATTGGTACCGTCTGCAGGTCCTGTACCACCGCCGATCATCGTGGTGATCCCACTGTATAGGGCAGTCTCTACTTGTGTAGGGCTAATGTAGTGGATATGTGTATCTATACCTCCGGGCGTCAGGATATAACCTGCCCCACCGTGCACTTCTGTTGAGGCTCCAATTATCATATTCGGCGTGATGTTGTCCATTGTGTCTGGGTTTCCCGCGCGACCGACACCAACAATTTTTCCATCCTTAATACCAATATCACCCTTGACAATTCCCCAATGGTCAATAACGATCGCATCGGTAATTACCATATCCAAGGTCCCCTCATCACGTGTGTGTACCGAAGACTGGCACATTCCATCCCGCACGGTCTTTCCACCACCGAATTTAGCTTCATCGCCATAATAAGCATAATCCTTTTCCACCTCAACAATGATATCTGTATCACCTAAACGGATCTTATCGCCACTGGTGGGACCAAATATGGCGCTATAATTTACTTTACTAACTTTTAAACTCATGACACTTTATTTTTAAAGCCTTTTTCCTTCACTTTTTTTAATGCATTCTCTTTCGCTACTTCAGTCTCGGTATCGCCGTTAACCAAGTCATTATGACCATATATCCGTTTCGCTCCCGCATAAGGCACCAGCTCTACCTCTTTGGATTCTCCCGGTTCAAAACGCACAGCTGTACTGGCAATAATATTGAGACGTTTTCCGAAAGCTTTCGCCCGGTCAAACTCCATCATTCTGTTCACTTCAAAGAAGTGAAAATGCGATCCTACCTGGATAGGTCTATCGCCTGTATTCGTCACAGTGATCGTTGTCACTTCTCTGCCTTCGTTGCAGATAACATGACCATCTGCTATAAAAAATTCTCCTGGAATCATCATATCTATTTTAACGGTTATCGAATCGGGTTATGAACAGTCACCAGTTTTGTGCCGTCGGGGAAGGTTGCCTCGATCTGCACATCGTGAATCATTTCAGGTACACCCTCCATGACGTCCTCACGCGTCAACAGTGTGGCGCCAAATTGCATCAATTCGGCCACGGTACGTCCATCGCGGGCAGCTTCCAGCAGCTCACTGCTGATCAAAGCAATAGACTCCGGATAATTTAATTTAAGTCCTCTAGCTTTACGTTTTTTCGCTAGTTCGCCTGCAAGATGAAGCAATAGCTTCTCTGTCTCTCTAGGTAATAAATGCATATAAAAAATTATTTAAATTGTTGTTATTTCAGTCAAGATCGGTCATAGCGAGCCCATACGATTCAAATAATCGTTCCGAAATTGGGGACAGACAAAAGCTTGATACAGAAACTCAAGGGTATCATGTAAGGAGCCTCTGTCTATTAAGAAAGGGGAAAGTTATCCCTGAAATGGGATCTTTAAACTCTGGAAGAGAATATATTTCGGTGGTAACACCAACCGGTCCATATACGGTGTTCTGTTATTCGGCAGTTGGAGAAATGCCGGATAACAGAATAAAAATAGACAAACAGAGAGTATTGCCCAATCAAGCAATTTACTCCATTCATCTTTTAAATCCATCTGTTCGGTGATGTCATAAAGATCATGTTCATGAACAGCAGCAACTAAATACTCCCGGTCAGATGGATGGTTTGTATCACCAACTTGCGGTTGCGCAGCTATTCCATACAAGCGGATGTGAGAAGGCGAAAGTACAGCAGCATGCTTAGGCACAGCCATCCCTCCCAGGAGTACAAAGCCCAGGAGAAATACGATAAAAATCCAACTATGTCTAATAAATGTGTTCACTAATCCTATTTTTTGTTGTCCAAATTTACAACCAAAGCAGACCACCTCAGTAGTACAAATCTTGAATTAAATAGTCTAAATTTGTTCAAAAACCTGCTTTACACCTATTCTCTCCATTTTCATGTTAAAAGGAATAACCGAGGGAAACCATGATATTCCTAGGTGCCCCAGCAAAAGCCCGCGTGTAATCAAATCCCCCAAGAAAGTAATACTTATCAAACAGGTTATTAAGGTTTATTGCGATCTTCATTGCACCTAAATGATAGTAGGCGGCGGTATTGACCGTTGTATAAGAAGGCCACTGCCCCCATAGCGCATTTCCTGCATTGTCTTTCCCAATGCTATTATCCATGCGCCTTTGGTCCACATAATAGACTCCCACACCAAAGCCAAGCCCTTTTAAAGTTTTTTGCGAAAAGACATACTTCAGCCAGGCACTCGACATATTTTTGGGAGCTCCAGGCAAGGTCTGCCCCACTTCAGATGCGACAGATGAAGATTTCACTTCCGTATCGTTATATGTATAATTGGCCATTACCTGAAACTCAGGCGTCAGCTGCCCACGAATATCCAGCTCAACACCTCGCGAAAGGGCATTGCCTGACTGCCGATATTCAGGCAGACCAGAATCGTTGATTGTACCCGTAGCAATAAGCATATTTCGACGTTCAATATGAAAAAAGGAAAGGTCCATTTGTAACTGCTCTTTAAAAAAGCCTGTTTTCAACCCAGTTTCGATCTGGAAACTACGTTCGGCCTCAAATGGTTTATCCGCACCATAGTCCTTATAATTCTGAATAAAGTTGGCTCCCACCGGTACAAAACCTTGCGAGTAACTCGCAAAATAATTAACCTGTCTATTTATTCCGTAGGTGACTCCAAGACGTGGCAATAAAGCATTCTGGGTCGCATGGAACCGATTTTGCCCATCAATGGTTTCGGAAGAATAGTGTTCATGCCGTATGCCAAGGACCAATTTCAGCTGATCTGAAAAACTAATCTGATCTTGTATATATTTACCTGTCGTCTTATATGGACTCAAAAACGGATATGCCACCTGCGTACGCCACACGTAATTGGTCAAATCATGCGTGGTATACATGGGATGGTTGAGATCAAACGTCAACGGGACCACCTTCCCATCTATGTTCTGCTGTCGTGCCTCGCGCAGCTGATTTTCTTTATCACCGCGGTATTGTGCGAAATCTATCCCGGCAACGATATGATGGTCCATTTTGTTTCCAGACAGATCCCACTTCACATAACCAACCACATTATCCGTATAATCCCGTCCATGACGGTCAAAAAACCGCATATTCATTATGGTATTGTGCGGAGCATCCGCGAAAGTATTTAAGGTCCGGTGCTCATTGACGTCTTCCTGATAAATGGACTTCATATAACTGAGGTTCAGGCTAAGGTCTTCTGTTAGCTTTTGAGTAAGACGCCCACTTAGTGAAAAGGTTTTCGAATTGTAGAAATCAGAAGGCTGACTCAATGTAAATGAACGTGGAAGCGCATAGAAATTATTTTCTTTGATTCCCATGCCGCGGTCCAGATAACCATTGAATTGATTGTAGACGACATCCACATCCACAGTAGTTCCCACCCTGGGCTTAAAGGTAAATGAGGGCGCGATCATGATGCGTTTTTGGCGATTGACATCGCGAAAAGTCCTTGTATCTTCATAGCCCCAATTGAACCGGTAAAGAATTCGCCGTGCACTATCCAGCGGACCACCCAGATCCACGGTGGTACGCATGGTTTCGAAACTTCCACCGGCAAAGGTTACAGCACCTTTAAACTGCTCCAAGGGTTTCTTGGTCGTCATATTGATTGTCCCGCCCGGCACCACATCACCAAATAATGAGGCTCCTGGTCCTTTAAGGACTTCGATATTTTCGAGATTAAGAGTCAATGGCGCATTATAATAACTATTGCCATAACTATAGCCCGAGCGAAGGCCGTTCACTAAACGTATGCCCGTTTCATAACCACTTTTAAAACCGCGGATGATCACATCGTCATATGACGAAGCTTCCGTTACTCCGGCCAGATCCTGAATCAATGCGCCTGTTGTAAAGGCCTGTTTATCCTCAATAAATTCCTTGCTCAGTACAGCGACAGATTGTGGAAGGTCTTTCAATTTTCCGGCGAACTTCCCCCCCAATTCCATATTGTTCGTCAAATAAGAATTATTGCGGCGACCAGTTACCAGCACTTCGTCAAGCGTCCTGTCATCTTCTTCGAGCGTCAGCCGCAGACCTTTTTTAACATTCCAGCTGATTTGCTCCAGACTAACGAGCTGTGATTTATAGCCCAGTGCGGCAACCTGTAACTGCAGGGGAAATCCTACGGCAGCGATCAAACGAAATTCGCCATCGGCATCTGTAGTCGTTTGCTGTCCATGATTGGCCAGTGTTATGGTAACCCCTGGAATGGGCACGCCATTTTTATCCTGTATTTTACCAAATATTGCAGTGCCTTGCTGCGCATACACCCCGATAGGAGCAACAGTTGTCATTAATGCGAAAGCAAGCGCCTTCATTGAATTATTCATAAAAATCCGTTAAGAGCTATTTCATCAGTTCTAGTTTCTTCTCGCGTCGAGTGCCCGACAGCTCGCCTACCAATAGTTCCATATGAATTGTAGGAAAGCCACATTCCTCACGTACATCGCTGATTCGGAAACCTTGTTTTAACCAAAACTCACAGGCCCCTTCCAAAAAAGGATGTGTATGTAAATAAAGGCGCTCGATCTCTTCACGCTTTGCTATTCGCAGCAAGTATTCAAACAATACTGTCCCAAGACCAGTCCGGCGATAGGCGGGATCCACAAAAAGGCGAGCAACCTCCACGGTCTTACGTTCGTCAAGGCCGAGGTGCGGAAACCGATAATCGTAGCCGAGCATCCCGATTACGCCAACTAACTGG from the Sphingobacterium thalpophilum genome contains:
- a CDS encoding GNAT family N-acetyltransferase; its protein translation is MENHSYNISITTITEDDIDTVLPYVIEFRKQLFPMLDANKLPKDLVDFKRVYLDNQMGTFLQARDCMGQLVGVIGMLGYDYRFPHLGLDERKTVEVARLFVDPAYRRTGLGTVLFEYLLRIAKREEIERLYLHTHPFLEGACEFWLKQGFRISDVREECGFPTIHMELLVGELSGTRREKKLELMK
- the ureB gene encoding urease subunit beta — encoded protein: MMIPGEFFIADGHVICNEGREVTTITVTNTGDRPIQVGSHFHFFEVNRMMEFDRAKAFGKRLNIIASTAVRFEPGESKEVELVPYAGAKRIYGHNDLVNGDTETEVAKENALKKVKEKGFKNKVS
- a CDS encoding TonB-dependent receptor, translating into MNNSMKALAFALMTTVAPIGVYAQQGTAIFGKIQDKNGVPIPGVTITLANHGQQTTTDADGEFRLIAAVGFPLQLQVAALGYKSQLVSLEQISWNVKKGLRLTLEEDDRTLDEVLVTGRRNNSYLTNNMELGGKFAGKLKDLPQSVAVLSKEFIEDKQAFTTGALIQDLAGVTEASSYDDVIIRGFKSGYETGIRLVNGLRSGYSYGNSYYNAPLTLNLENIEVLKGPGASLFGDVVPGGTINMTTKKPLEQFKGAVTFAGGSFETMRTTVDLGGPLDSARRILYRFNWGYEDTRTFRDVNRQKRIMIAPSFTFKPRVGTTVDVDVVYNQFNGYLDRGMGIKENNFYALPRSFTLSQPSDFYNSKTFSLSGRLTQKLTEDLSLNLSYMKSIYQEDVNEHRTLNTFADAPHNTIMNMRFFDRHGRDYTDNVVGYVKWDLSGNKMDHHIVAGIDFAQYRGDKENQLREARQQNIDGKVVPLTFDLNHPMYTTHDLTNYVWRTQVAYPFLSPYKTTGKYIQDQISFSDQLKLVLGIRHEHYSSETIDGQNRFHATQNALLPRLGVTYGINRQVNYFASYSQGFVPVGANFIQNYKDYGADKPFEAERSFQIETGLKTGFFKEQLQMDLSFFHIERRNMLIATGTINDSGLPEYRQSGNALSRGVELDIRGQLTPEFQVMANYTYNDTEVKSSSVASEVGQTLPGAPKNMSSAWLKYVFSQKTLKGLGFGVGVYYVDQRRMDNSIGKDNAGNALWGQWPSYTTVNTAAYYHLGAMKIAINLNNLFDKYYFLGGFDYTRAFAGAPRNIMVSLGYSF
- the ureC gene encoding urease subunit alpha, with product MSLKVSKVNYSAIFGPTSGDKIRLGDTDIIVEVEKDYAYYGDEAKFGGGKTVRDGMCQSSVHTRDEGTLDMVITDAIVIDHWGIVKGDIGIKDGKIVGVGRAGNPDTMDNITPNMIIGASTEVHGGAGYILTPGGIDTHIHYISPTQVETALYSGITTMIGGGTGPADGTNATTVTPGKWNIRRMMQAVEDLPMNFGFFGKGNVGTEQPIVEQIEAGALGVKIHEDWGATPATIDRALSVADKYDVQVAIHTDTLNEAGFLEDTIQAINGRVIHTFHTEGAGGGHAPDIIKSAMYPNVLPASTNPTRPFTKNTIDEHLDMLMVCHHLSKEIPEDVAFADSRIRPETIAAEDVLQDRGVFSIMSSDSQAMGRVGEVITRTWQTADKMKKQVGPLPEDEGKQNDNFRARRYVAKYTINPAIAHGISKYVGSIEPGKIADMVIWKPALFGAKPEMIIKGGMIIASKMGDANASIPTPQPIMLRTMFGGLGKAVHHTCFNFVSKIACDNNIKEEYGLTKGLLPVENCRNISKKDMIHNDATPEIVVNPENYEVSLDGEILRSRPVDTVSLGQLYFLF
- the ureA gene encoding urease subunit gamma; the protein is MHLLPRETEKLLLHLAGELAKKRKARGLKLNYPESIALISSELLEAARDGRTVAELMQFGATLLTREDVMEGVPEMIHDVQIEATFPDGTKLVTVHNPIR